Proteins encoded within one genomic window of Manis pentadactyla isolate mManPen7 chromosome 4, mManPen7.hap1, whole genome shotgun sequence:
- the LOC130683248 gene encoding leucine-rich repeat-containing protein 37A2-like — protein MGKTQVTLKTVENVIMMSPKLEKLILPSRMACCLCQFKSNIEVFYNTVKLHCDSECLTNIAYCDDETSIGNPEGSFMKALQSRKKSSSPELTIEPEKVAAHKNASSLSAFKSGHPKAQLNEQLQSLITNTDVRRLISHVFWNLKMGCCSETHLKPACAKLIFQTGLLMKLLSKQQEAKESRADWDTDQWETENYIHGSPEAQSEQEEQEIHEFPKVLGHGYRIEVILALSVTGAVLVLITAFCLTKLCSRRRAALDEEGSSRGFFPLLDKPSEERKNQKGFSWRRWLWLRNMYRTVSPSREKNLAQKLLEKDGGEFSEVVIEKDVTSGSGAEGRRVKPNIPLQREPQPAPGHLQRF, from the exons ATGGGAAAAACCCAAGTGACACTTAAAACAGTTGAGAACGTCATCATGATGAGCCCCAAGTTAGAAAAACT GATTTTACCTAGCCGTATGGCCTGCTGCCTCTGCCAATTTAAAAGTAATATTGAGGTTTTCTATAATACAGTCAAGCTGCATTGTGACAGTGAATGTCTGACAAACATCGCATATTGTG ATGATGAAACATCTATAGGGAACCCAGAAGGGTCGTTCATGAAGGCATTACAATCCCGGAAGAAGAGTAGCAGCCCTGAGCTGACTATCGAGCCAGAGAAGGTGGCCGCACACAAAAATGCCAGCAGTTTGTCAGCCTTCAAAA GTGGCCACCCCAAAGCTCAGTTAAATGAGCAGCTGCAGTCCCTCATCACCAACACTGATGTGAGAAGGCTCATTTCTCATGTTTTCTGGAATTTGAAAATGGGCTGCTGCTCGGAGACCCACCTGAAACCAGCCTGTGCCAAGCTCATCTTCCAAACTGGCCTCCTGATGAAGCTTCTCAGCAAGCAGCAAGAAGCAAAGGAGTCCAGGGCAGACTGGGATACAGACCAGTGGGAAACAGAAAACTACATCCACGGGAGTCCAGAAGCCCAGAGTGAACAGGAAGAGCAGGAGATCCATGAG TTCCCAAAAGTTCTGGGGCATGGCTATCGAATCGAAGTCATCTTGGCATTGTCAGTGACAGGAGCAGTGCTGGTGTTGATTACAGCTTTCTGTCTCACTAAG cTATGCTCCCGTAGAAGGGCAGCGCTGGATGAAGAAGGAAGCTCAAG GGGCTTCTTTCCACTTCTGGATAAACCCTCAGAGGAGCGTAAGAATCAG aagGGCTTTTCCTGGAGAAGGTGGCTTTGGCTCAGGAATATGTACAGAACCGTCAGTCCCTCACGTGAGAAAAACCTGGCGCAGAAGCTACTTGAGAAGGATGGAGG GGAGTTCAGTGAAGTCGTAATAGAGAAGGATGTGACTTCAGGGTCGGGTGCCGAAGGGAGGAGAGTGAAGCCCAACATACCACTACAGAGGGAGCCCCAGCCTGCCCCGGGCCACCTACAACGCTTCTAA